A genomic segment from Acyrthosiphon pisum isolate AL4f chromosome A3, pea_aphid_22Mar2018_4r6ur, whole genome shotgun sequence encodes:
- the LOC100568979 gene encoding uncharacterized protein LOC100568979, producing MSDKDATEPTSYSSSPISDSCLSIGHDSLSEDRLVYLRFCLPDQVNTNIELENLSTHPVETQSFSAVPSNTELLDLLQSANEGRALLATFQQSGLLNSIGRKRLCNIIINKELRDDVYRRVPTSRLQELAFQITTIFPKEHSATYFIPYILYGPGLKRSAKGKLLDCLYNRTREYRKSGLINSSRCSSTLSSSSGRSSPITVRLLNDREENDAITVEENLKWLRNSSDPWDLVERHWSATTNTRLKKLMSKDGQTISEYMSEYPSLKKPTGYLPILKDFDVTHPESSDKLFQNLPLFKNRIFKLAEEKIKKSKELTTNDLLKEYIQLGTEENEGSFIAAFLCLPFLIGVSITKGKRTKTQWKPSKVEMRDGFITHLLSNAEVEETISRRREKLNDVSETGIKDKCVWFDVNNFSLFDQVGVDVMHDMLEGCSKYIMKFILLYYTKELKLFSLQVLNDRINGFDFGPENNKPCSLTLDNINQGNIKQSASEMLTLIRYFGLLVGDFIPPEEPVWELYIVMRRVMDILMSTSLTIDSCSMLQTLVAEMNELYLSYSNSHLKPKFHFLTHYHSMVRKLSPVISFWSMRYEAKHRISKISAKSSFNRRNICMTLAIRHQLHLNEMFTKGKLNKSVIVGPQKEIDSIKACLIQTELNLDTVETLIRVKWAEVKGTRYKPKTILTLDIMNDNNPNFVIVKDIFLYGPNRVIFECSKFTTIGFDEHVFCYEVTSPEINYLCFIFQDLLISPIPNTINVVSNGIYYITVRSPL from the exons gCAACTGAACCGACAAGTTATTCCAGTTCTCCAATTTCAGATAGCTGTTTATCTATAGGCCATGATAGTTTATCTGAG GACAGACTAGTTTATCTGAg GTTTTGTCTCCCAGATCAAGTGAACACAAATATTGAACTGGAAAATTTGTCAACACACCCAGTTGAAACACAGTCATTTTCTGCAGTACCCTCAAATACC gaactGTTGGATCTGCTTCAAAGTGCAAATGAGGGTAGAGCTTTGTTGGCAACTTTCCAACAGAGTGGGCTATTGAACAGTATTGGCCGCAAGCGTTTGTGCAACATCATAATTAACAAAGAACTGCGAGATGATGTTTACAGACGTGTTCCGACTTCCAGGTTGCAAGAATTAGCGTTTCAGATCACTACCATATTTCCTAAAGAACATTCtgctacatattttattccatatatattgtatggtcCAGGATTAAAAAGATCGGCAAAAGGGAAACTTCTCGATTGCCTGTACAACAGAACAAGAGAATATCGGAAGTCTGGACTCATAAACTCATCTAGATGTAGTTCTACATTGTCATCATCTTCTGGCCGTTCATCTCCGATCACAGTACGTCTATTAAACGACAGAGAAGAAAATGATGCAATAACGGTTGAAGAAAATTTGAAGTGGCTGCGTAATTCCAGTGATCCGTGGGATCTTGTTGAAAGACACTGGAGTGCTACTACCAATACtcgtttaaaaaaacttatgtcTAAAGATGGACAAACCATATCAGAATATATGTCTGAGTATCCATCTTTAAAGAAACCTACAGGCTATTTACCT ATTTTAAAAGATTTTGACGTTACACATCCAGAATCAAgtgataaattatttcaaaatttaccaTTGTTTAAGAATAGGATTTTCAAACTAGCTGAAGAAAAAATCAAGAAATCCAAAGAGTTGACAACGAATGATCTTTTAAAGGAATACATCCAGTTAGGAACTGAAG aaaacgAAGGATCATTTATTGCAGCTTTTTTGTGTCTTCCTTTTCTTATTGGTGTGTCGATTACTAAAGGAAAAAGAACCAAAACCCAATGGAAGCCATCAAAAGTGGAAATGAGGGATGGATTTATTACTCATTTGTTAAGTAATGCTGAAGTAGAAGAAACTATTTCCAGAAGAAGGGAGAAATTG AATGATGTGTCTGAAACCGGTATAAAAGATAAATGCGTTTGGTttgatgtaaataattttagtttattcgATCAAGTAGGAGTTGATGTCATGCACGATATGCTTGAAGGTTGTTCTAAATACATCATGAAgtttattttactgtattatactaAGGAGTTAAAACTTTTTAGTTTACAAGTATTGAATGATCGAATTAATGGTTTTGATTTTGGGCCCGAAAACAATAAACCTTGCTCACTTACTTTAGACAACATTAATCAAGGGAATATTAAGCAATCCGCTTCTGAGATGTTGACATTAATTAGATACTTTGGTTTATTGGTTGGTGACTTTATACCACCAGAAGAACCCGTTTGGGAACTTTATATAGTTATGCGTAGGGTTATGGATATTTTAATGTCAACATCGCTCACAATAGACAGTTGTTCAATGCTACAAACCTTGGTAGCAGAAATGAATGAACTCTACTTAAGTTACAGTAATAGTCATCTTAAACCAAAGTTCCATTTTTTAACCCATTATCATTCTATGGTCAGAAAATTGAGTCCTGTCATAAGCTTTTGGTCCATGCGATATGAAGCAAAACATAGGATATCAAAAATTTCGGCTAAATCATCATTCAATAGAAGAAATATTTGCATGACTTTGGCAATAAGGCACCAACTTCATTTGAATGAAATGTTTACTaaaggtaaattaaataaatcagttATTGTAGGACCACAAAAAGAAATAGATTCTATTAAAGCCTGTCTAATTCAAACTGAACTAAATCTTGATACCGTTGAAACGTTAATAAGAGTTAAATGGGCTGAAGTAAAGGGAACACGTTATAAACCAAAAACTATTTTGACATTAGATATTATGAACGATAACAACCCAaattttgttattgtaaaagatatttttctttatgGACCGAATAGGGTAATTTTTGAGTGCAGTAAATTTACAACAATTGGTTTTGATGAACATGTTTTTTGCTATGAAGTAACATCAccggaaataaattatttatgttttatattccAAGATTTATTGATATCACCTATTCCTAACACTATAAATGTTGTCTcaaatggaatatattatattactgtaagAAGTCCtttgtaa